The following proteins come from a genomic window of Nicotiana tomentosiformis chromosome 12, ASM39032v3, whole genome shotgun sequence:
- the LOC104117960 gene encoding UPF0481 protein At3g47200-like: MSQGKMKEEDISYTNIKNKDHVLLDIVQEEEEDLVQSIGEKMKNISNFYRINRVPQEVKKGSENSYSPKLVSIGPFHHGVDTLKNMEEQKWCYLNTLVSRKPINTQTILENCVKALRNLEEKARKCYGENTIDQIGSNKFVQMMLLDCGFLIELFLKLALKGYRRRDDIFFSNYEMFFRLRCDLILLENQIPFFVLHQIFHLVPIPKECNYSLIQLALLFFRKLIPGEGLISIDKFDPEVHHLLDLVHQCYLPTIPQIQPNGVQKHLHNVLHLHAVGIKFKKAISESVMNVRFTKDKVLEIPSLKIHNYSVILFRNLMALEQFGSTSLRVRYPASDVCTTVSTTPLRAHSNIDSKHVMSYVYFMKSLVRSAKDASHLIQREILDSSLYNDEEIFQLFHKLHVEFDVKDFYYSGLCEKVNGYKKKTMWKVCCQKINKTS; this comes from the coding sequence ATGTCTCAAGGAAAGATGAAAGAAGAAGATATATCCTACACAAATATCAAAAACAAAGATCATGTATTACTCGATATCgtgcaagaagaagaagaagatcttGTACAATCAATTGGCGAAAAGATGAAAAATATCTCAAATTTTTATCGTATCAACAGAGTTCCTCAAGAAGTTAAAAAGGGAAGTGAAAATAGTTACTCTCCTAAATTAGTCTCAATAGGTCCTTTTCACCATGGAGTTGACACACTTAAGAATATGGAGGAACAAAAGTGGTGTTATCTCAACACGCTCGTTAGTCGAAAACCAATAAATACACAAACCATTTTAGAGAATTGTGTGAAAGCACTTAGAAATTTAGAGGAGAAAGCAAGAAAATGCTATGGAGAAAACACAATTGATCAAATTGGAAGTAATAAATTTGTCCAAATGATGCTACTTGATTGTGGCTTTCTCATTGAGCTTTTTCTCAAGCTTGCTTTAAAGGGTTATCGACGTAGAGATGATATATTCTTTAGCAATTACGAGATGTTTTTTCGATTAAGATGTGACTTAATTCTACTCGAAAATCAAATCCCTTTTTTTGTTCTACACCAAATATTTCACTTAGTTCCAATTCCTAAAGAATGTAATTATTCCCTTATTCAACTTGCTTTACTCTTCTTTAGAAAATTAATTCCAGGTGAAGGACTCATATCTATAGATAAATTTGACCCTGAAGTTCACCATTTATTGGACTTAGTTCACCAATGCTATCTCCCAACGATTCCTCAAATTCAACCAAATGGCGTACAAAAACATTTGCACAATGTACTACATCTTCATGCTGTAGGGATCAAGTTCAAGAAAGCAATAAGTGAAAGTGTTATGAATGTTAGATTTACCAAAGACAAAGTATTGGAAATTCCATCTTTGAAAATACACAACTACTCTGTGATTTTATTCAGAAATCTGATGGCATTGGAGCAGTTTGGTTCAACAAGTCTGCGAGTGAGATATCCAGCGTCTGATGTTTGTACAACAGTATCCACAACTCCTTTACGGGCTCACAGTAACATTGATTCGAAACACGTTATGTCTTACGTTTACTTCATGAAATCTCTTGTAAGGTCTGCAAAAGATGCAAGCCATTTAATACAAAGGGAGATTTTGGACAGCAGTTTATATAATGATGAAGAGATTTTTCAACTGTTCCATAAGCTTCATGTGGAGTTTGATGTCAAGGATTTCTATTATAGTGGACTTTGTGAGAAAGTTAATGGATACAAGAAGAAAACTATGTGGAAAGTATGTTGCCAGAAAATAAACAAGACTTCCTAA
- the LOC138903425 gene encoding uncharacterized protein, whose product MVIEVLPPWKMYFDGAVHRRGAGASVVFVTSQGEVLSYSFTLTQLCSNNIAEYQALILGLEMAVEMKRLQLQVFGDSQLVVNQLLGSYEVKKPELCPYHDYAKILMGWLGDVTIQHVPRKENKKADALATLASSLTLPDQAQVTVCQKWVVSLPNEVEGEENEPKHLVAVSEVEKEKWQQPIIDYLCFRILPKNSRRRTEIRRRAPRFLYYKYTLYRRVEVALPLEHQIPSLRLAIQERITNEENARLQLAELEALDEKIGSSIES is encoded by the exons ATGGTTATTGAAGTTCtacctccatggaagatgtactttgatggtgctgtACATCGCAGAGGAGCTGGTGCTAgtgtagtatttgtcacttctcaaggtgaagttctGTCCTACTCTTTTACGTTGACGCAACTATGCTCTAACAACATTGCTGAGTATCAAGcattaatacttgggcttgaaatggctgtcgaaatgaagcggttgcaattgcaagtctttggtgactctcagttAGTGGTCAATCAGCTTTTAGGTAGTTATGAGGTCAAGAAGCCTGAACTATGCCCATATCATGATTACGCTAAAATATTAATGGGGTGGCTCGGTGATGTGACTATTCAGcatgtgccaaggaaagaaaataagaaggctgatgctttagctaccctagcttcatcgttaaccctacctgatcaagcgcaagttactgtctgccaaaaatgggtagtatcGCTGCCAAATGAGGTtgaaggtgaagaaaatgaacCCAAGCATCTTGTCGCTGTTTCTGAAGTTGAGAAAGAAAAATGGCAacaacccattatcgactacttatGCTTTAGGATACTTCCAAAAAATTcgaggagaaggactgaaatccgtCGCCGcgcacctcgcttcctttactacaaatatactctatacagaag AGTCGAAGTTGCCTTGCCACTCGAGcatcaaataccttcattacgacTGGCTATTCAAGAAAGGATCACTaatgaagaaaatgctcgacttcaattagcagagttggaggctcttgatgagaagatTGGAAGCTCAatagagtcttga
- the LOC104117967 gene encoding ubiquitin-conjugating enzyme E2 32, giving the protein MAEDKYNLKNPAVKRILQEVKEMQSNPSDDFMSLPLEENIFEWQFAIRGPRDSEFEGGIYHGRIQLPAEYPFKPPSFMLLTPNGRFETQTKICLSISNHHPEHWQPSWSVRTALVALIAFMPTNPNGALGSLDYTKEERRALAIKSRETAPRYGTPERQKLIDEIHEYMLSKAPPVPQATSSPAPEEQNINGQDEVQESPENPSAAAEERLHNPSDANTNIEERRELALDAEPVRAPIELPAARPSEPRVLHTPQQSVSRQADDRIFTWAAVGLTIAILVLLLKKYMKANGHGAVFIDES; this is encoded by the exons ATGGCGGAGGATAAGTATAATCTGAAAAATCCAGCGGTGAAGAGAATACTACAGGAGGTTAAAGAGATGCAATCTAATCCTTCCGATGATTTCATGAGCCTTCCTCTCGAG GAGAACATCTTTGAATGGCAATTCGCAATCAGGGGTCCACGAGATTCTGAGTTTGAAGGGGGGATTTATCATGGACGGATCCAGTTGCCTGCCGAATATCCTTTCAAGCCTCCTTCTTTCATGCTTTTGACT CCCAATGGACGTTTTGAAACCCAAACCAAGATATGTTTGAGCATTTCTAATCATCACCCTGAGCACTGGCAACCGTCATGGAGTG TTCGGACTGCGCTGGTAGCTCTGATTGCATTTATGCCCACCAACCCAAATGGTGCCCTTGGATCACTAGACTATACAAAGGAAGAAAGGCGTGCTTTAGCTATTAAATCTCGTGAAACGGCTCCAAGATATGGAACTCCCGAGCGCCAGAAGCTGATTGACGAG ATACATGAATACATGCTAAGCAAAGCACCCCCAGTTCCTCAAGCTACTTCCTCGCCAGCTCCTGAAGAACAGAACATTAATGGACAGGATGAGGTCCAAGAGAGTCCTGAAAACCCCAGCGCCGCTGCTGAGGAAAGGCTTCATAATCCATCTGATGCTAACACAAATATTGAAGAGAGACGCGAATTGGCTTTAGATGCAGAACCTGTACGGGCACCTATAGAGCTCCCTGCTGCACGGCCAAGCGAGCCTCGGGTACTGCATACACCTCAACAGAGCGTTTCGAGGCAGGCTGATGACCGTATATTTACATGGGCAGCAGTTGGACTTACAATTGCTATACTTGTACTTCTGTTAAAGAAGTACATGAAAGCTAATGGCCATGGTGCTGTCTTCATTGATGAATCGTGA